CTCCAGCCGGTCGACCGGCACGTGGATCTCGGCTCCGTTGGCGAGCTCCAGCACGAGCTTGCGAACTTCAGGCTCGTAGGCCGCGCGGACCGCGCGATACGGCGAGGTTTCCATTGCATGGCCCCGCCGCGCCGCCAGGCGCGTCTGGCGCGCAGCTTCACTTCCTCTTGCCTTCTTTCGGCGCATGGTACTCCTCCCATTTCTTCCGGTATGCGGCGCGCTTCTTTCGCACGAGCTCCAGCGCACGCCGGCGATCCCTCGGTTTCATCTTGGTGCTGAAGGCAAGAAGGTACGGCCCATCCTCTTCATCGCCCAGCGCAACCGAAGCGGCAGCTTGGCCGCCGCTCAGCATGACGTGTACATGTGGTGGGTGGCGTGCCGGCTCCCTCGTTCGGATGACCACACGATACCCCTCCCCACGGTCGATGGTCGGCATGCAAACGATAACCTAAGCGCTTGGGTTGGGCAAGAGCGCGGTGAATGGCCTGTGCTTGAGTCTCTGACGTGGATCGCGGATCTCAGGAGATTCACCTCCGCCCGCCACTACGGAGCTGCCCCCGGTCCACCTTTCCCAGGTGGGTGCGCGGCAGCGCCTCCAGGAACACGATCTCGCGCGGCGCCTTGTAGGACTCGAGCCGCTCGCGAACGAAGGCCTGGAGCGTCCCGGCCAGCTCCGGTGCGGGCGCGGAGCGGCAGACCACGTAGGCGTGCGGGCGCGTGAGCCCGTCGTCCTGAACCACGCCCACCACGCAGGCCTCGCGCACTTCCGGGTGCTGCAGCAGACAGTTCTCGACCTCCTGGGGCGAGAGCCATTTGCCGCTCACCTTGAGCATGTCGTCGGCCCGGCCGCAGTAAGTAAAGTAGCCGTCGGCGTCGCGGCGGATCATGTCCTCCGAGACGTACCACTCGCCGCGGAAGGCGCGCTGCGTGCGCTGCATCTGCTGCCAGTAGCCGAGGGCGCGCGAGTTCCCGCGCACCCACAGGTACCCGATCTCGCCCGTGGGCAGCTCGCGCCCCTGGTCGTTGCACACCCGGACCTCGAAGCCGGGCACGGCCTCGCCCAGCGTGCCCGGCCGCACGCGGCCGGGGCGGTTGGAAATGAAGATATGCCACTGCTCGGCGGTGCCGAGCCCGTCCAGCAGCTCGACGCCGAACGCGGCCTTCCAGCGCTGGTACAGCTCGACCGGCAGCGCTTCACCCGCCGACGTGGCCAGGCGCAGGCACGAGAGGTCCTGCGATGCTGCGTCCGGGGCGCTCACCATCTGCTGCACCATAGTGGGCACGTTGATCAGGATACTGGGGCGGTAGCGCCTGATCTTCTGGAACACCACCTCAGGCGTCGAGCGCTCCGGGAAGAGCACAGCGGAGGCGCCGGCGGCGAACGGGAAGAGCAGGTTGGAGCCCAGCGCGTAGCCGAAGAACAGCTTGGGCACGGAAAGGCTCACGTCTGCTTCCGTGTAGCCGATCACCTGCCGCGCGTAGCACTCGGTGCTGTTGGCGTACGAGGTGTGCGTCTGCACCACCGCCTTGGGGTGGCCGGTCGTGCCGCCCGAGAAGAGCCAGATGGCGGCGTCGTCTCGATGGCTGGGGAAGGTATCGAGCTCCGCCGGCTGCCGAGCGAGATCTTCTTCGAGCGCGGCGTCGCCGGCCACGATCAGACGCTTGAGGTGCCGGGCGCCGCGGGCGGCC
This sequence is a window from Gemmatimonadota bacterium. Protein-coding genes within it:
- a CDS encoding DUF4160 domain-containing protein, which codes for MPTIDRGEGYRVVIRTREPARHPPHVHVMLSGGQAAASVALGDEEDGPYLLAFSTKMKPRDRRRALELVRKKRAAYRKKWEEYHAPKEGKRK
- a CDS encoding benzoate-CoA ligase family protein, with protein sequence MDSRAPFQPPEQFNIADYFLDARVREGQGERIALRTDRGDHTYREVQALANRFGHLLLQSGVEPEQRVLIALPDGPEFVGALFGCLKIGGVVVMVNPHLRQEAVDYFYRYTRAAVVLAHRETLETFESAARGARHLKRLIVAGDAALEEDLARQPAELDTFPSHRDDAAIWLFSGGTTGHPKAVVQTHTSYANSTECYARQVIGYTEADVSLSVPKLFFGYALGSNLLFPFAAGASAVLFPERSTPEVVFQKIRRYRPSILINVPTMVQQMVSAPDAASQDLSCLRLATSAGEALPVELYQRWKAAFGVELLDGLGTAEQWHIFISNRPGRVRPGTLGEAVPGFEVRVCNDQGRELPTGEIGYLWVRGNSRALGYWQQMQRTQRAFRGEWYVSEDMIRRDADGYFTYCGRADDMLKVSGKWLSPQEVENCLLQHPEVREACVVGVVQDDGLTRPHAYVVCRSAPAPELAGTLQAFVRERLESYKAPREIVFLEALPRTHLGKVDRGQLRSGGRR